From a region of the Lactuca sativa cultivar Salinas chromosome 4, Lsat_Salinas_v11, whole genome shotgun sequence genome:
- the LOC111903318 gene encoding uncharacterized protein LOC111903318, translating into MTSSSLPVGKPQASPKDGNHLPSSTAKSPAPSSTFDNPRCCSIEHDPGLHLPIWKYATNMKDEIRQAYIRSGPHQPVLPKYPPSRLMVKTSIDVLIKLTTSYNEEVAGVILENAPNNVKYTSPEVQKEILHVFAEKVRKKIVEDICDSKYCIIVDEASDENTSSSTLYSSICETLTSYELVVDNLHGQGYDGASNMHGEWKGLQALFLKDYPCAYYIHCMAHRLQLALVAAAREVSFVHEFFHNLSFIVNVVGASSKCQDELQVVQVAETAELLEYGEINIGKGANQIGTLKRAEVSRWSSHFTFISSLIRMLGRVETGKASHYYLVDRLIRLVLTLLVSTATTERAFSAMKIVKNRIRNKMDDDFIADSLVLYIEKDIAEIFSLDSILGDFNDVRECRV; encoded by the exons ATGACATCATCATCATTACCGGTTGGGAAACCTCAAGCATCTCCAAAAGATGGTAACCATCTACCATCTTCAACAGCTAAGAGCCCTGCACCATCTTCAACGTTTGATAATCCTAGATGTTGTTCTATTGAACATGATCCTGGCCTACATCTACCTATATGGAAATATGCAACCAATATGAAGGATGAAATCAGACAAGCATACATAAGATCGGGGCCGCATCAACCTGTGTTGCCTAAATATCCTCCATCCAG GCTAATGGTGAAAACATCAATAGATGTT TTAATCAAGCTCACAACTTCTTACAATGAAGAGGTTGCAGGAGTCATTTTAGAAAACGCACCCAACAACGTGAAATACACTTCACCTGAGGTTCAGAAAGAAATTTTACATGTTTTTGCTGAGAAAGTGAGAAAAAAGATAGTTGAAGATATTTGTGATTCTAAATACTGCATAATCGTGGACGAGGCAAGTGAtgaaa ATACATCGTCTTCCACTTTGTATTCTTCTATATGTGAAACTCTTACTTCTTACGAGCTTGTTGTTGATAATCTTCATGGACAAGGGTATGATGGAGCTAGCAACATGCATGGTGAATGGAAGGGATTACAAGCATTATTCCTTAAGGATTATCCATGTGCTTATTATATACATTGTATGGCTCATCGGTTACAACTTGCATTGGTTGCAGCAGCTAGAGAAGTAAGCTTTGTTCATGAATTTTTCCACAATTTATCTTTCATTGTGAATGTCGTAGGTGCTTCTTCTAAATGCCAAGATGAACTACAAGTTGTTCAAGTTGCTGAAACTGCAGAATTGTTAGAATATGGTGAAATTAATATTGGTAAAGGGGCTAATCAAATTGGTACTTTAAAGCGTGCCGAAGTCTCTCGTTGGAGCTCACATTTTACTTTTATTAGTAGTCTTATTCGGAT GCTTGGTAGGGTAGAGACAGGAAAAGCAAGTCATTACTATCTTGTTGACAGATTGATTCGGCTTGTGTTGACCCTTCTGGTGTCTACTGCGACTACTGAGCGTGCATTTTCCGCCATGAAAATTGTGAAGAATAGAATACGTAACAAGATGGATGATGATTTTATTGCTGATAGTCTAGTTCTTTACATCGAGAAAGATATCGCTGAGATTTTTAGTTTAGACTCTATTTTAGGTGATTTTAATGATGTAAGAGAGTGTCGTGTGTAA